A window of Marinobacter sp. es.042 genomic DNA:
GTATCTTGTGGGGGCGCAAATGGCTTAGCCAGGATTTCGAGGTCACGAAAGCCTATCCTCTGGTAATGGTTGGTTATAGTTAAACACATCCTGCACAGGCAAGACGCAATCCCAATATTCAAAACTTCAATCTGACGGCTCGCTGGCCATTGTCGGTTCCTTCGCCGTGCGCAGAACCGCTCAAAATTTTCTGGCTTTGGTCTACATTGTATTGAAGCGAGTGGTAACCCACCGGTTATCGCACCAATCATTGACACGTTGGCGGTGGATTGATGGAGCTGGAGCAGATCAATGCCATAGAGCGGGCAACCCGTTATGGGCGCGCCGAGGTGCTTCGCATCGGCGTGGCCGTGATCTTCATTGTCGGCATCATGTTGTATGTCCGCTCAATAGGGGCAGATGCGCCAAACATGGTCATGCTGGTGGCAGCGGCCATGATCGGCGGCTACATGGCGATGAATATTGGCGCAAACGATGTCGCCAATAACGTAGGCCCTGCCGTCGGCTCCAAGGCTCTTACGCTCGCCGGTGCAATCGCCATTGCCGCGATCTTTGAGGCCAGTGGCGCGCTTATCGCCGGTGGCGATGTGGTCAGCACGATAAAAAAGGGGATTATTGATCCTGCCCTGATTGGCGATGCCGACACCTTCATCTGGCTCATGATAGCCGCCTTGCTTGCTGCCGCGCTGTGGTTGAATGTCGCAACGTACGTGGGCGCGCCAGTCTCCACGACACACTCAATTGTTGGTGGTGTTATGGGAGCGGGCATCGCTGCCGGTGGCTCGGGCATTGTTGATTGGGGACAGTTCGGCCAGATCGCTGCCAGTTGGGTTATTTCCCCGGTGCTTGGCGGTGCCATCGCAGCCTTGTCTCTGTACCTAATCAAGCGCCGGATTACCTACAAGCGGGATATTGCGCAGGCTGCGAAACACAATGTTCCCCTGTTTGTTGCAATTATGGCCTGGGTCTTTTCGACCTATCTGGTGTTAAAGGGATTAAGCAAGATTGTGGAGATCGGGTTGCTTCCCGCCGTTGGATTGGGGGCAATCGTCGGAGTAATCGTATGGTGGCTTACAAAGTGGTTGATTCACCGCCACTCGGCCGAGGTAGCAAACAGCAAGGCGGGCGTTGATGGCCTTTTTACTATCCCGCTGATTTTTGCGGCCGCGCTCCTGAGCTTTGCCCACGGCGCGAATGACGTTGCCAACGCAGTCGGCCCGCTGGCCGCGATCAATGAAGCCGTGCTTCAGGGCGGAATAGCGTCCAAGGCCACGATTCCCAGCTGGGTGTTGTTGGTGGGTGCACTCGGCATTGCGCTTGGCCTGGCACTGTTTGGCCCCAAGCTCATACGCACGGTTGGTTCGGAAATAACGGAGCTCGACCGGATGCGGGCTTTCTGCGTGGCGATGGCTGCGGCGGTTACGGTTATCGTTGCCAGTCAGTTAGGCCTTCCGGTGAGCTCAACGCATATTGCGATAGGGGGTGTGTTTGGCGTTGGCTTTTTGCGCGAACATCTCAAAACGACCTACCGCCAGAAGATCGATGAGATCGAGGCGCACTATGCCGGAGAGGACCGGGAGAAAGTAGAGCGGGTGCTGGAAGAGTTCCAGGAAGCTTCCTTTGAGGAGAAGGGACAAATTCTACAGAACCTCAAGAGGAATAATGGTGGCACGGCACCGATCTCGAAAAGCGATCGCAAGGGTCTGAAAAAGGTTTATCGCCAGGAGCTGGTAAAGCGATCAGCGGTTTTCAGGATTGTGGCTGCCTGGATTGTCACCGTTCCATTATCGGGACTGTTAGCGGCTATGCTTTTCTTCACGATCAGAGGGATGCTTCTTCCATAAGTTCCCTCAATTTGGCAAGTTGCGCCTCAACGACTCGCAGGCGAACTTCTGTTTGAGCGGGTGTTTCCCCCGGGGCGCCGGAAGCCAGTCGGTCGCGGTATTTCTCCTGCTTCTCCACCAGCCGCTCTTCAAGCCGCTTCAGTTCTTCAAGCTCCAGGGATTTACCCTTGTCATGGTCGCCCAGAATATCGTCAAGCTTCGCCACAAGATCCTTGAAACCCACTGTTCCGTCCCCTCTGTTTAAAGCTTAATCGGAATTCGTCATGGCATGACCTCTGCCCCACCTGCGTCGCTCACCGACAGCTCCTCCGTGGTTCGAGCGGCTTGAACATCCATGGCAGTCAGAAGCTCGCGGGTTCCTGTCAGAATAGCATCGACGGTTTCACTGGCGTAGGCAGAATCGTTTAGCAGGGAAGTAGCCATGGCGGCATCAATCCGTTTTGCACCCAGGAGTTTTGTGACACGACCGACCATCGATTCGCGGTCTACTCGTGCACGCACAGCGATCTCGTCGAGCTCCAGTATGGCTGTGCTGGCATCCTCAAACCGACCTTCGTAACAACGATGGGTCTCACGCAGTACCATCGCGACTCGCAGCCGAAGCTCGTTGTATTCTTTACGAATCGTGGCGTTATCCGACGCCATATAGATTGTGAGATTCTTGCGCAGGTGTTTGACATGTTTGATGGCTTCAACCATTTCCGCGGCCGCATGCTGAAGACGATAAAGCGATTCGGTGGAGTTTGCCGGCGATTCCCGGGTCATTCGCCCGGAAATAAAGTCGAGAATGGCGTTGTATAGCTGCTTTACCCGCTGTCGGTAGATCAGGTCGATGTCGATATCGATGCGTTCCCGGGAATTGTTAATCGTCGCTTCAAGATCATCGCTCAGGCGAATACTTTCACGGTGCAGGTGGAGACCATGTGCAAGGATAACGAAGGCTTGATCGAACAGGTGCCAGACCTCCCTGCGTACTGCCGCGTTTGCACTATCGGGTGAGTCCATCGCAGCCTGATTCAGGTACCTTGGCTGTGCGGCGAGCTCTTCCTCTCGCTCAGGCAGCCAGCGTTCGAGTGCTCGTGCCATTCTCGAGATCAGTGGCAGCATGATGGCAACACCAAGGCAGTTGAACAGGGTATGGAATACCGCGAGCTTGACCGTATAGTCATCGTCGGCGATCGACATGAGGGCTGACAGGGCATCCACGGACCAACGCAGAGGCTCGATCAGCGCCAGGGCGATCACTGCCGTTGCCGCGTTAAATAGAAGATGGGCACCTGCCAGACGCTTGCCAGTGATATTTGCACCGAGACCACCGATCAGCGCGGTGACTGTTGTGCCGATATTCGCACCAATGGCCAGTGCCAGGGCGTTTTCGTAGGTAATCTGGCCCGTGGCCAGACCGGCCAGAGTGAGCGCCAGCGTCGCATGGCTGGATTGCATCACGACGGTCGCCAGAATTCCGAGGCCTGTATAGACAAGAAGTCCAGCGACACCGTCCATTGCGTACTCGCGCAGATCGACAGCCGACTGATAGCTTTCGAAGCCCGCCTTCATGAAATCGATACCGAGAAACAGAAACCCGAGCCCTGCGAGAATTGCACCTAAGGCTTTCCATGCTCGTGGTTGCTGGAAATTCAGTACCACGCCAAAGACAAGCATCGGCAAGGCAAAGGCCGAAAGGCTCATTTTCATACCGATGGTGGCGAACAACCAGGCGCCGGTGGTGGTACCGAGATTGGCGCCGAAGATAATGCCGATACCCGTGATCAGCGGAAGCAAGCCGGCGCTCAAAAACGAGATCGTGATCACCGATACCAGAGAACTGGACTGCATGATGGCGGTACTGACGATGCCAAAACCGAGGCTTTTCGGAATCGTATCTGTTGTACGACGCAGCACGCTCTCGAGAAAACCACCGGTAAACTGGCGAAACCCGTTCTCCAGCGAGAGCATGCCGAACAGAAAAATGGCAACCCCGGCGGCAATCTGTTTGAACTCGGGACTCATCCAGAGTGCAAGGGCGAGAATTCCGAGTATAAGAGCAAGAAAGAGTTGGCGATAGTTCACTGGGATTCAATTTCCCCTTTTATGAATTACTTGACTATCAGTTTGCACTGGAACCATACCAGTGATCATCCTTTTGAATTGTAGGCTGTTTACTTTTAAACGCGTACCCGAACCCTGAATCGAACTTTAATACCCCGGCATTAATCGCACAAAAGCGAGCGATTGAAATTGTGCCTTGCGATGGCCCGGGAGTAGAGGCGCTGTTTCAGAACAAAAAGCTGGTGAGCCAGATGCAAGGTTCAGACTGGAGGTGGAAATGCAGTTTGTAATCGGTGGAATTTTTGTACTTATCGTCGCGTTTTTGGTCTGGCGGAGTAAAAATAATACCGACCCTGTCGATCAGGCCTGTGCCTCTGAAATAGGCGCGCTGTTCAAGTCGAATCGGGATCCCGCGCCGCAGGCCATAGCCGATATTTTTGTAAAACATCATATTCCTCGTTCTCAATGCCCCAGGGTAGGGCGAATGGTGATTGCGCAACTGAACAAGAACGGTTTGGAACCAGACGATTCCAGGATCGCCATGATCAAGGTCAGGGAGGCTTATACGCGGGTTCCGTAAAGGCCAAAGGGCTGGCACAGTGTTGCGTATAGCACCCGACAGGAGGCCAGATGACGTTCGAGCATATCGTTCAGATAAACGACCTGACCAAGCCCGAGCCAGGGGTATTTTGATTTCCAATGGCAGCTTTTGCAGACCTGGTTCAGTTTTAGCGCCTTGAAGAGTTCCGGCGAGATAGACCCGTCTGGGCGTTTGCATGATCGGGCTTCCTGAGGTGAACGTGAGACCGTATCTTGTTTGTGATCCCGCAGTTGAGGAGTAGCCATGTTTCGCATTCATGTCGAACGAGTTCTCGAGAAGGATATCGAGTCAGTCTTCGAAGCCATCTCCGACCACGCTCGCTATTCTCGGTTTCCAGGGGTTAGTACGTCGTTACTGATTGAAGAGGGTAGAGGCGAGAAAAATGGCACTGGCGCCCTGAGAATTATCGGAGCTGGCCGGCTTGAGCTCACTGAGCGTATTACCCGGTTCGAGAGGCCAAACCGAATGCACTATCAAATTGAAAAATCGAGCCCGTTCACCGTTCAGCACACGAAGGGAGAAATTGTTTTAAAGCCAGAAGGGGAACAGACCCGGGTTACCTGGGTTTCTGAAGGGCACGTGCAAGTGCCGCTGCTGGGCCGGGTAATGGACCGTTTGGCTGAGCGCAGCTTTTCGAGGGCTTTCAATTCTCTGCTCAAGTCTATTGAGCGGCTCTAGGATTTCAGCTCAGCCGGGACGACATGCTGGCCTGCCAGTCAGTCACTCTTCGATCATTTCCCGTTCAAACCGGCCCAGCACAACCATGATAATGAGTGCCAACACGGTCACCATGCTGGCAAGAACCAGCGTGCCCAGACCGCAGGCGACACCGATTGCTCCGCAAATCCAGATGGAAGCGCCGGTGGTAATGCCCTGAACGCTTCCGCGGCTTTGAATAATGCAGCCGGCGCCGAGAAACCCGATACCGCCGATCACACCTTCAACGATC
This region includes:
- a CDS encoding inorganic phosphate transporter — encoded protein: MELEQINAIERATRYGRAEVLRIGVAVIFIVGIMLYVRSIGADAPNMVMLVAAAMIGGYMAMNIGANDVANNVGPAVGSKALTLAGAIAIAAIFEASGALIAGGDVVSTIKKGIIDPALIGDADTFIWLMIAALLAAALWLNVATYVGAPVSTTHSIVGGVMGAGIAAGGSGIVDWGQFGQIAASWVISPVLGGAIAALSLYLIKRRITYKRDIAQAAKHNVPLFVAIMAWVFSTYLVLKGLSKIVEIGLLPAVGLGAIVGVIVWWLTKWLIHRHSAEVANSKAGVDGLFTIPLIFAAALLSFAHGANDVANAVGPLAAINEAVLQGGIASKATIPSWVLLVGALGIALGLALFGPKLIRTVGSEITELDRMRAFCVAMAAAVTVIVASQLGLPVSSTHIAIGGVFGVGFLREHLKTTYRQKIDEIEAHYAGEDREKVERVLEEFQEASFEEKGQILQNLKRNNGGTAPISKSDRKGLKKVYRQELVKRSAVFRIVAAWIVTVPLSGLLAAMLFFTIRGMLLP
- a CDS encoding Na/Pi cotransporter family protein codes for the protein MNYRQLFLALILGILALALWMSPEFKQIAAGVAIFLFGMLSLENGFRQFTGGFLESVLRRTTDTIPKSLGFGIVSTAIMQSSSLVSVITISFLSAGLLPLITGIGIIFGANLGTTTGAWLFATIGMKMSLSAFALPMLVFGVVLNFQQPRAWKALGAILAGLGFLFLGIDFMKAGFESYQSAVDLREYAMDGVAGLLVYTGLGILATVVMQSSHATLALTLAGLATGQITYENALALAIGANIGTTVTALIGGLGANITGKRLAGAHLLFNAATAVIALALIEPLRWSVDALSALMSIADDDYTVKLAVFHTLFNCLGVAIMLPLISRMARALERWLPEREEELAAQPRYLNQAAMDSPDSANAAVRREVWHLFDQAFVILAHGLHLHRESIRLSDDLEATINNSRERIDIDIDLIYRQRVKQLYNAILDFISGRMTRESPANSTESLYRLQHAAAEMVEAIKHVKHLRKNLTIYMASDNATIRKEYNELRLRVAMVLRETHRCYEGRFEDASTAILELDEIAVRARVDRESMVGRVTKLLGAKRIDAAMATSLLNDSAYASETVDAILTGTRELLTAMDVQAARTTEELSVSDAGGAEVMP
- a CDS encoding SRPBCC family protein produces the protein MFRIHVERVLEKDIESVFEAISDHARYSRFPGVSTSLLIEEGRGEKNGTGALRIIGAGRLELTERITRFERPNRMHYQIEKSSPFTVQHTKGEIVLKPEGEQTRVTWVSEGHVQVPLLGRVMDRLAERSFSRAFNSLLKSIERL
- a CDS encoding MgtC/SapB family protein gives rise to the protein MFESEIPPLDIIVRLLMAAGLALALGLERELRGKPAGLRSHMLVSVGASAFILIGLHILMTTAEGDPSARIDPSRIVEGVIGGIGFLGAGCIIQSRGSVQGITTGASIWICGAIGVACGLGTLVLASMVTVLALIIMVVLGRFEREMIEE